Proteins from one Oncorhynchus tshawytscha isolate Ot180627B linkage group LG16, Otsh_v2.0, whole genome shotgun sequence genomic window:
- the LOC112216567 gene encoding uncharacterized protein LOC112216567: MKNLTRGNPPQKNLYKATQVYNGPRAVPCCPSTMIPETRVASPVTVRECVLGTRWLTAALTVLLLLSTTVTCVHSTTVEHDYHIVHNVDNRSPEIDPLWYVGRGVRPIGRFGKRQSRGGGSGGLRHPEYVINTLELLLNTIRNQESLGKTLGGEDADWLP; this comes from the exons ATGAAGAACCTCACACGAGGAAACCCTCCACAGAAAAACCTCTACAAAGCTACACAAGTTTACA ACGGTCCACGTGCAGTTCCTTGTTGTCCATCTACAATGATTCCTGAGACTAGAGTGGCGAGCCCGGTGACGGTGAGAGAGTGCGTCCTGGGGACCCGCTGGCTGACGGCTGCGCTCAcggtactgctgctgctgtccaCGACGGTCACCTGTGTACACAGTACCACAGTGGAGCACGACTATCATATCGTCCACAATGTCGACAATAGAA GTCCAGAGATAGATCCATTGTGGTACGTGGGGCGTGGGGTGAGGCCCATCGGGCGCTTTGggaagaggcagagcagaggaggGGGCAGCGGTGGGCTCAGACACCCTGAATATGTGATAAACACCCTGGAGCTTCTCCTCAACACCATCAGGAACCAGGAGAGCCTCGGGAAGACACTGGGAGGGGAGGACGCCGACTGGTTACCGTGA